Proteins encoded together in one Prunus dulcis chromosome 3, ALMONDv2, whole genome shotgun sequence window:
- the LOC117623622 gene encoding OPA3-like protein codes for MVLPAVKLATLALKTISKPIANRLKREAGLHPRFRQFIVNIAQANHRFTTNVQRRIYGHATDVAIRPLNEEKAVQAAADLLGELFVFTVGGAAVIFEVQRSSRSEARKEELRRQELEAMRQRDEDLAREVELLKKKLEELEQLAKGRGIAGYFNFRNAQGPENEKAKIPV; via the exons ATGGTCCTTCCAGCGGTAAAGTTAGCAACCCTTGCCCTCAAAACCATCTCCAAACCCATTGCTAATCGGCTGAAGCGAGAGGCTGGCTTGCACCCGCGATTTAGGCAGTTCATCGTTAACATTGCCCAG GCAAATCATCGATTTACAACAAATGTGCAAAGACGGATTTATGGTCATGCAACTGACGTTGCAATACGCCCACTGAACGAGGAGAAAGCTGTCCAAGCTGCTGCAGATCTTCTCGGGGAGCTCTTTGTGTTCACG GTTGGAGGCGCTGCAGTTATTTTTGAAGTACAAAGAAGCTCAAGATCAGAAGCAAGAAAGGAGGAGCTACGTAGACAGGAATTAGAG GCAATGAGACAAAGAGATGAAGATTTAGCAAGAGAAGTTGAGCTGCTGAAGAAAAAACTTGAAGAGCTGGAACAACTTGCCAAAGGACGAGGAATTGCCGGATATTTCAACTTCAGGAATGCTCAAGGCCCTGAGAATGAAAAGGCTAAAATCCCAGTTTGA